In Buchnera aphidicola (Ceratoglyphina bambusae), a single window of DNA contains:
- the lepA gene encoding translation elongation factor 4, whose product MENIRNFSIIAHIDHGKSTLSDRFIQICEGLPKREMKNRVLDSMDLERERGITIKAQSVSLKYKSINGKNFILNLIDTPGHVNFYNEVARSLYACEGVLLIIDSTQGVEAQTLSNCKLAIKMKLKIIPVLNKIDLPTSNVNKSIKEIKEIIGIKTTDCIKCSAKTGEGIIELLEKIITIIPKPDGNKNFKLQALIIDSWFDNYLGVIALIRIKNGTLLKNSKIKIINTGYICKIEKLGIFTPKKILKDSLTCGEIGWIICGTKVISNISVGDTITNLKNPSRNILKKFKKSKPQIYVSLFPVKSNQYKILEDGIKKLSLNDDALYHEIEHSNALGFGFRCGFIGLLHMEIVKERLEREYSINLISTTPTVIYKLYNNKNKILYIDNPSKFPKKQFIRKIKEPISKCTILSPINFVGKIIKLCINKRGKQIEIKYYKNQVSIIYEIPTSEIIFSFFDDLKSVSKGYASLEYEFLKYKKSNMIKLDILINSEKIDALSYIIYNKNIYNFARKILNKIKKTIPRHQFDISLQATIENKVIAKDIIKQLRKNVLSKCYGGDITRKKKLLKKQKDGKKRLKKIGRVNIPQETFFTILKNNK is encoded by the coding sequence ATGGAAAACATAAGAAACTTTTCTATTATAGCACATATAGATCATGGAAAATCTACACTATCTGATAGATTTATTCAAATTTGTGAAGGGCTTCCAAAAAGAGAAATGAAAAATAGAGTCTTAGACTCTATGGATCTAGAAAGAGAAAGAGGTATAACTATAAAAGCTCAAAGTGTCTCTTTAAAGTATAAATCTATAAATGGAAAAAATTTTATATTAAACTTAATAGACACTCCAGGACATGTAAATTTCTATAATGAAGTGGCTAGATCATTATATGCTTGTGAGGGAGTTTTGTTAATAATAGACTCTACTCAAGGAGTTGAAGCTCAAACATTATCAAATTGTAAATTAGCTATAAAAATGAAATTAAAAATAATACCAGTTTTAAATAAAATAGATTTACCAACTTCAAATGTAAACAAATCAATTAAAGAAATAAAAGAAATAATAGGAATAAAAACTACAGATTGTATAAAATGTTCAGCAAAAACAGGTGAAGGAATAATAGAACTATTAGAAAAAATTATAACAATAATACCAAAACCTGATGGAAATAAAAATTTTAAATTACAAGCATTAATAATAGATTCTTGGTTCGATAATTATTTAGGTGTAATAGCTTTAATAAGAATAAAAAATGGAACATTATTAAAAAATTCTAAAATAAAAATAATAAATACTGGATACATATGTAAAATAGAAAAACTAGGAATTTTTACTCCTAAAAAAATTTTAAAAGATTCATTAACATGTGGAGAAATAGGATGGATAATATGTGGAACTAAAGTTATATCAAATATATCTGTTGGTGATACTATAACTAATTTAAAAAATCCTTCACGAAATATTTTAAAAAAATTTAAAAAATCTAAACCTCAAATATATGTAAGTTTATTTCCAGTTAAATCTAATCAATATAAAATTTTAGAGGATGGAATTAAAAAATTAAGTTTAAATGACGATGCTTTGTATCATGAAATAGAACATTCTAATGCTTTAGGTTTTGGTTTTAGATGTGGATTTATTGGATTGTTACATATGGAGATAGTTAAAGAGAGATTAGAAAGAGAATATAGTATAAATCTAATATCTACAACACCTACTGTTATATATAAATTATATAATAATAAAAACAAAATTTTATATATAGACAATCCATCAAAATTTCCTAAAAAACAATTTATAAGAAAAATTAAAGAACCAATTTCTAAATGTACAATTTTATCTCCTATTAATTTTGTAGGAAAAATAATAAAATTATGTATAAATAAAAGAGGTAAACAAATAGAAATAAAATATTATAAAAATCAAGTATCTATAATTTATGAAATACCTACATCTGAAATAATATTTAGTTTTTTTGATGATTTAAAATCTGTTTCAAAAGGATATGCATCTTTAGAATATGAATTTTTAAAATATAAAAAATCAAACATGATAAAACTAGATATATTAATTAACTCAGAAAAAATTGATGCTTTATCTTACATAATTTATAACAAAAATATATATAATTTTGCTAGAAAAATTTTAAATAAAATAAAAAAAACAATTCCTAGACATCAGTTTGATATATCTTTACAAGCTACTATAGAAAATAAAGTAATAGCAAAAGATATAATAAAACAATTAAGAAAAAATGTTTTATCTAAATGTTATGGAGGTGATATAACTAGAAAAAAAAAATTACTAAAAAAACAAAAAGACGGGAAAAAAAGATTAAAAAAAATTGGTAGAGTTAATATACCACAAGAAACTTTTTTTACTATTTTAAAGAATAATAAATAA
- the mnmA gene encoding tRNA 2-thiouridine(34) synthase MnmA — translation MKKKTVVIAMSGGVDSSVSAWLLKKYKYKVIGLFMKNWEENDTDNYCASKKDLKDAKKVCKIIKIPFYKINFSIEYWENVFLKFLSGLKKGLTPNPDILCNKEIKFKVFLKFSLKYFKADFIATGHYANIKIINKNFFLKKGLDKKKDQTYFLYTLKQKQLKKIIFPIGKFNKFKIRKIAEKLNLPTAYKKDSFGICFIENKNFQKFLKKYISKKEGYIVNISGKIIGIHHGIQNYTIGQRKKIGKILNKKNTYNSPWYIVEKNVEKNLLIVANSFNNPYLMSVGALINNINLLVNIDFEKYFFCKLKIRHQYNDISCMVKLKKKCILKIIFKYPISSITTGQSIVLYFNKICIGGGIIFKKFPLINIL, via the coding sequence ATGAAAAAAAAAACAGTTGTTATAGCTATGTCTGGAGGTGTTGATTCATCTGTTTCAGCTTGGTTATTAAAAAAGTATAAATATAAAGTTATAGGCTTGTTTATGAAGAATTGGGAAGAAAACGATACAGATAATTATTGCGCTTCTAAAAAAGATTTAAAAGACGCAAAAAAAGTATGTAAAATTATTAAAATACCTTTTTATAAAATTAATTTTTCAATAGAATATTGGGAAAATGTATTTTTAAAATTCTTATCTGGTCTGAAAAAAGGATTAACTCCAAATCCAGATATTTTATGTAATAAAGAAATTAAATTTAAAGTTTTTTTAAAATTTTCTTTAAAATATTTTAAAGCTGATTTTATTGCAACTGGTCATTATGCAAATATTAAGATTATTAACAAAAATTTTTTTTTGAAGAAGGGGCTAGATAAAAAAAAAGATCAAACTTATTTTTTATATACATTAAAACAAAAACAATTAAAAAAAATTATTTTTCCTATAGGAAAATTTAATAAATTTAAAATAAGAAAAATAGCTGAAAAACTTAATTTACCTACAGCTTATAAAAAAGATTCTTTTGGAATATGTTTTATTGAAAATAAAAATTTTCAAAAATTTTTAAAAAAATATATTTCAAAAAAAGAGGGTTATATAGTTAATATTTCAGGTAAAATTATTGGTATTCATCATGGAATACAAAATTATACTATAGGTCAAAGAAAAAAAATAGGAAAAATTTTAAACAAAAAAAATACTTATAACTCTCCATGGTATATAGTAGAAAAAAATGTAGAAAAAAATTTGTTAATTGTAGCTAATAGTTTTAATAACCCTTATTTAATGTCTGTAGGCGCTTTAATAAATAATATTAATTTATTAGTTAATATAGATTTTGAAAAATATTTTTTTTGTAAATTAAAAATTAGACATCAATATAATGATATTTCTTGTATGGTAAAATTAAAAAAAAAATGTATATTAAAAATAATATTTAAATATCCTATTTCTTCTATAACTACAGGTCAATCTATTGTTTTGTATTTTAATAAAATTTGCATAGGAGGAGGAATTATTTTTAAAAAATTTCCGTTAATAAATATTTTATAA
- a CDS encoding enoyl-ACP reductase FabI, producing the protein MNLLHNKKILIMGVRNKFSIAYGILKSMIKNGAKVALTYYRNNEKKFLEKILKKNESRIILKCDILNDYSIKKMFIKLSNYWKTFDGLVHSIAYAPKIQFSKNYLDIVDRKGFNIAHEASSYSFVALSKECKRMLNKNSSLLTISYLGSNIVIPNYNVMGPAKASLESNVKYIDYYFKKRFIRVNAISINPIKTTSSYSIKNFNKIMKKSQKKIFNKKNIDIFQIGNISSFLCSDLSIGISGQIINVNDGINNIF; encoded by the coding sequence ATAAATTTGTTACATAATAAAAAAATTTTAATAATGGGTGTTAGAAATAAATTTTCTATAGCATATGGAATTTTAAAATCTATGATTAAAAATGGAGCTAAAGTTGCATTAACATATTATAGAAATAATGAAAAAAAATTTTTAGAAAAAATATTAAAAAAAAATGAGTCTAGAATTATATTAAAATGTGATATTTTAAATGATTATAGTATAAAAAAAATGTTCATAAAACTTTCTAATTATTGGAAAACATTTGATGGTTTAGTTCACTCAATTGCATATGCTCCTAAAATACAATTTAGTAAAAATTATTTAGATATAGTAGATAGAAAAGGTTTTAATATTGCTCATGAAGCTAGTTCTTATAGTTTCGTGGCCTTATCAAAAGAATGTAAGAGAATGTTAAATAAAAATTCTTCATTACTTACTATTTCTTATTTAGGATCTAACATAGTAATTCCTAATTATAATGTAATGGGACCAGCAAAAGCTTCTTTAGAATCTAATGTTAAATATATAGATTACTATTTTAAAAAACGTTTTATAAGAGTTAATGCTATTTCTATAAATCCTATTAAAACTACATCTTCATATAGTATAAAAAATTTTAATAAAATAATGAAAAAATCTCAAAAAAAAATATTTAATAAAAAAAATATAGATATATTTCAAATAGGAAATATATCATCTTTTTTATGTTCTGATCTATCTATTGGAATATCAGGTCAAATTATTAATGTAAATGATGGAATTAATAACATTTTTTAA
- a CDS encoding YchE family NAAT transporter codes for MYLKLFDIALYINFFFNLFILINPIGMIPVFINITKNQNHEERKKTNFIVNITVFLILLLSLFFGLKILNLFGISIHSLRITGGILIINMAMSIINDNLFIKKNNLNKKNNTNISKNISIVPLATPLIAGPGVISSIIIWSSNNNDIYSLIVYSIVITIFSYFCWMLFNMSNLIINIFGFNGIDIITKIMGLLLMSIGIELLTTEIKFLIYN; via the coding sequence ATGTATTTAAAATTATTTGACATTGCATTATACATAAATTTTTTTTTTAATTTATTCATTTTAATTAATCCTATAGGAATGATACCAGTTTTTATAAATATTACTAAAAATCAAAATCATGAAGAAAGAAAAAAAACAAATTTTATAGTAAACATTACAGTATTTTTAATATTGTTATTGTCTTTATTTTTTGGATTAAAGATTTTAAATTTATTTGGAATATCAATACATTCACTTAGAATAACTGGGGGAATATTAATTATAAACATGGCAATGTCTATTATAAACGATAACTTATTTATAAAAAAAAATAATTTAAATAAAAAAAATAATACTAATATTTCTAAAAACATAAGTATAGTTCCGTTAGCCACTCCATTAATAGCAGGACCTGGAGTTATTAGTTCTATTATAATTTGGAGTTCTAATAATAATGATATATACAGTTTAATAGTTTATTCTATAGTAATTACAATATTTTCATATTTTTGTTGGATGTTATTTAATATGTCAAATTTGATTATAAATATATTTGGTTTTAATGGAATAGATATTATTACAAAAATTATGGGATTATTATTAATGTCTATAGGGATAGAACTATTAACAACAGAAATAAAGTTTTTAATTTATAATTAA
- the lipB gene encoding lipoyl(octanoyl) transferase LipB produces the protein MNNKKIKKVIIKDLGIKDWKQTYSLMKKFVSKNNKYKSDEIWFLEHYPVFTSGKNFFNKKKYYITKKIKFYNSNRGGGITYHGPGQQIVYFLINLKKIKNHIFFLINMIKKVVIKTLKCFCIESYYDKDNPGIYVKKKKICSIGLCIKNGYSMHGFSLNVNMDLFPFKLIIPCNNSKIKMTQIKELNKKISIKEVKKILKYKIKLFFKKNFFINY, from the coding sequence ATGAATAATAAAAAAATTAAAAAAGTTATCATAAAAGATTTAGGAATTAAAGATTGGAAACAAACTTATTCTTTAATGAAAAAGTTTGTATCTAAAAATAATAAATATAAATCAGATGAAATATGGTTTTTAGAACATTATCCAGTGTTTACATCAGGAAAAAATTTTTTTAATAAAAAAAAATATTATATAACCAAAAAAATAAAATTTTATAATTCTAATAGGGGTGGAGGAATAACATATCATGGGCCAGGGCAACAAATTGTATATTTTTTGATAAATTTGAAAAAAATTAAAAATCATATTTTTTTTTTAATAAACATGATAAAAAAAGTTGTTATAAAAACTTTAAAATGTTTTTGTATAGAAAGTTATTATGATAAAGATAATCCTGGAATATATGTAAAAAAAAAAAAAATATGTTCTATAGGATTATGCATAAAAAATGGATATTCAATGCATGGTTTTTCTTTAAATGTAAATATGGATTTATTCCCATTTAAGTTAATAATACCATGTAATAATTCAAAAATAAAAATGACTCAGATAAAAGAATTAAATAAAAAAATATCAATTAAAGAAGTAAAAAAAATTTTAAAATATAAAATTAAATTATTTTTTAAAAAAAATTTTTTTATAAATTATTAA
- the lipA gene encoding lipoyl synthase, with product MKKKQNLNNLFKKINKNILKKPKWIKTRFPINDIKIKKIKNILKKNNLYSVCEEALCPNIYECFGKKTLTFMILGDICTRKCAFCAVSKGRPKIIDVNEPKKIAKTVKKIKLKHVVITSVNRDDLKDGGANHFLECIKQLKKNSKKTIIEILVPDFKRCLNSAIEIISESPPNIFNHNIESVPRLYNKVRKGANYKNSIKLLKKFKIKNPNVLTKSGLMIGLGEKKSEIINVMKDLKKNKVNMITIGQYLQPSIYHTPVKKYFKIEEFEYYKNKAMEIGFDNAFCGPLVRSSYHSDLQAKKIIKKI from the coding sequence ATGAAAAAAAAACAAAATTTAAATAATTTATTTAAAAAAATAAATAAAAATATATTGAAAAAACCAAAATGGATAAAAACAAGATTTCCAATTAATGACATTAAAATAAAAAAAATTAAAAATATACTAAAAAAAAATAATTTATATTCTGTATGTGAAGAAGCATTATGTCCAAATATATATGAATGTTTTGGAAAAAAAACTTTAACTTTTATGATATTAGGAGATATATGTACAAGAAAATGTGCATTTTGTGCAGTATCTAAAGGTAGACCTAAAATAATAGATGTTAATGAGCCTAAAAAAATAGCAAAAACTGTAAAAAAAATAAAATTAAAACATGTAGTAATTACTTCTGTTAATAGAGATGATCTAAAGGATGGAGGTGCAAACCATTTTTTGGAATGTATTAAACAATTAAAAAAAAATAGTAAAAAAACTATAATAGAAATTTTAGTTCCAGATTTTAAAAGATGTTTAAATTCTGCTATAGAAATAATATCTGAATCTCCTCCTAATATATTTAATCATAACATAGAAAGTGTTCCTAGATTATATAATAAAGTTAGAAAAGGTGCTAATTACAAAAATTCTATAAAATTATTAAAAAAATTTAAAATAAAAAATCCAAATGTATTAACTAAATCTGGATTAATGATAGGATTAGGAGAAAAAAAAAGTGAAATAATAAATGTAATGAAAGATTTAAAAAAAAATAAAGTTAATATGATAACTATAGGTCAATATTTACAACCAAGTATATATCATACTCCTGTAAAAAAATATTTTAAAATAGAAGAATTTGAATACTATAAAAATAAAGCTATGGAAATAGGATTTGATAATGCATTTTGTGGGCCATTAGTAAGATCTTCTTACCATTCAGATTTACAAGCAAAAAAAATAATAAAAAAAATATAA
- the yciA gene encoding acyl-CoA thioester hydrolase YciA, with protein MKKLKKNKPTGKLVLKTLAMPKNTNASGDIFGGWIMSQIDLGGAILAKEISKGNVTTLMVKNIIFLKPISVGDVVNCYAKLITVGNSSMEIKVEIWIKKVIENPIGSIYCTSKANLIYVAIDDNKKSRPVYKNFCNIEN; from the coding sequence ATGAAAAAATTAAAAAAAAATAAACCAACAGGAAAACTAGTATTAAAAACTTTAGCTATGCCTAAAAATACAAATGCAAGTGGGGACATTTTCGGCGGATGGATAATGTCTCAAATAGATTTAGGAGGAGCAATATTAGCAAAAGAAATATCTAAAGGAAATGTTACTACTTTAATGGTTAAAAACATAATATTTTTAAAACCTATTTCTGTAGGAGATGTAGTTAATTGTTATGCTAAATTAATAACTGTAGGAAATAGTTCTATGGAAATAAAAGTTGAAATTTGGATTAAAAAAGTTATTGAAAACCCCATAGGATCAATATATTGTACATCTAAAGCTAATTTAATATATGTTGCTATAGATGATAACAAAAAATCTAGACCAGTTTATAAAAATTTTTGTAATATTGAAAATTAA
- a CDS encoding YciC family protein: MLIKETNSYQETFNFVKKNLTKIFLISCFFSFLVVISDYYVIPVIQKIYFSVLSKDIGMHSLINTFNSMNFSQQKAFLQFSFLKNVVNTVSITFIIESILMIAHFKILKKKIGLKKLYKLFFSIFPNLFLLIFFINIIIQVGLIIFVIPAIAFLIFFSMSPIILVIEKKGVFYSIKKSFLVCLSRYKELTPPIFIWLFIKFILLMCSSILKILPENLFIFSYNIISNFILCVLIVHLFKLYSLFANIKKF; the protein is encoded by the coding sequence ATGCTTATTAAAGAAACTAATTCATATCAAGAAACATTTAATTTTGTTAAAAAAAATTTAACAAAAATTTTTTTAATATCTTGTTTTTTTTCTTTTTTAGTAGTAATTTCTGATTATTATGTAATTCCTGTTATACAAAAAATATATTTTTCAGTTTTAAGTAAAGATATTGGAATGCATTCTTTAATAAATACATTTAATTCAATGAATTTCTCTCAACAAAAAGCTTTTTTACAATTTTCATTTCTCAAAAATGTCGTTAACACTGTAAGTATTACTTTTATAATAGAAAGTATTTTAATGATAGCACATTTTAAAATATTAAAAAAAAAAATAGGTTTAAAAAAATTATATAAATTATTTTTTTCTATTTTTCCAAATTTATTTTTGTTAATATTTTTTATTAATATAATAATACAAGTAGGTTTAATAATATTTGTAATTCCAGCAATAGCTTTTTTAATATTTTTTTCAATGTCGCCAATAATTTTAGTTATAGAAAAAAAAGGAGTATTTTATTCTATTAAAAAAAGTTTTTTAGTATGTTTATCTAGATACAAAGAATTAACTCCTCCTATATTTATATGGTTATTCATAAAATTTATATTATTAATGTGCAGTTCTATTTTAAAAATTTTACCAGAAAATTTGTTTATATTTTCATACAATATTATATCTAATTTTATTTTGTGTGTATTAATTGTGCATTTATTTAAACTTTATTCATTATTTGCTAATATTAAAAAGTTTTAA
- the trpA gene encoding tryptophan synthase subunit alpha: MNIIYKKLFSNLRKKKEGCLIPFIVLGDPDLDTSLEIIISIIENGADAIEIGIPFSDPLADGYIIQNANLRALKKNVTLLKCFDILKNLKNKYTNFPIGILTYANLIFNKGINNFYEICSKIGLDSILIVDVPIEESKMFYECSIKNNISQIFICPPNVNNVMLNKIIKMSKSYIYILSRSGVTGICKKKFFKTNLIVKKIKKISSIPLVQGFGIYSTNQIKNILMNKINGVICGSVVVKQIENNLDNKKVMIKKITNLIKKLKYSTKILL; encoded by the coding sequence ATGAATATTATATATAAAAAACTTTTTAGTAATTTAAGAAAAAAAAAAGAAGGATGCTTAATTCCATTTATAGTATTAGGAGATCCAGATTTAGATACTTCTCTAGAAATAATAATATCTATAATTGAAAATGGAGCTGATGCTATTGAAATTGGAATTCCTTTTTCTGATCCTTTAGCGGATGGATATATAATACAAAATGCAAATTTAAGAGCATTAAAAAAAAATGTTACATTATTAAAATGTTTTGATATTTTAAAAAATTTAAAAAATAAATATACTAATTTTCCTATAGGTATATTAACATATGCAAATTTAATATTTAATAAAGGAATAAACAATTTTTATGAAATATGTTCTAAAATTGGATTAGATTCTATATTAATAGTTGATGTTCCAATTGAAGAATCTAAAATGTTTTATGAATGTTCAATAAAAAATAATATTTCTCAAATTTTTATATGCCCTCCTAATGTAAATAATGTTATGTTAAATAAAATAATTAAAATGTCCAAAAGTTATATATATATACTTTCTAGATCTGGAGTGACAGGAATTTGTAAAAAAAAATTTTTCAAAACAAATTTAATAGTTAAAAAAATAAAAAAAATATCTTCTATACCTTTAGTGCAAGGATTTGGAATTTATTCAACTAATCAAATAAAAAATATATTAATGAACAAAATTAATGGAGTTATATGTGGATCTGTAGTAGTAAAACAAATAGAAAATAATTTGGATAATAAAAAAGTTATGATAAAAAAAATTACAAATTTGATTAAAAAACTAAAATATTCTACTAAAATATTATTATAA
- the trpB gene encoding tryptophan synthase subunit beta — translation MTILNPYFGKFGGMYVPQILIPSLLELEKCFVKNIKEKKFKKKFNKLLKNYAGRPTPLTLCKNITKGTNTKLYLKREDLLHGGSHKINQVIGQILLAKKMKKTNIIAETGAGQHGVSTAMMCALFNLKCKIYMGSKDIEKQYTNVLRMKLLGAEIVPVNSGSKSLKSACNEAIRDWSSNYFNSHYMLGTAAGPHPYPTIVKEFQSIIGKETKKQIFKIEKKYPNIIIACVGGGSNSIGIFSKFLNKKSVKLIGVEAGGFGNNNNEHSASLKYGKTGIYFGMKSKIIQNNDGQIQDSYSISSGLDFPSIGPEHSWLNFLNRVKYVTINDKEAVLAFKNLCKKEGIIPALESSHALAHAIKIINNNPIKKQTIIVNLSGRGDKDILSVNSFLKKNTIL, via the coding sequence ATGACTATTTTAAATCCATATTTTGGAAAATTCGGTGGAATGTATGTTCCTCAAATATTAATTCCATCATTATTAGAATTAGAAAAATGTTTTGTGAAAAATATTAAAGAGAAAAAATTTAAAAAAAAGTTTAATAAATTATTAAAAAATTATGCTGGAAGACCTACCCCATTAACTTTATGTAAAAATATTACTAAAGGAACAAATACAAAATTATATTTAAAAAGAGAAGATTTATTACATGGAGGATCTCATAAAATAAATCAAGTTATAGGACAAATATTATTAGCGAAAAAAATGAAAAAAACAAATATAATAGCTGAAACTGGAGCTGGGCAGCATGGAGTTTCTACTGCAATGATGTGTGCTTTGTTTAATTTAAAATGTAAAATATACATGGGATCTAAAGACATTGAAAAACAGTATACTAATGTATTAAGAATGAAATTATTAGGCGCAGAAATAGTTCCTGTAAATTCAGGATCTAAAAGTTTAAAAAGTGCTTGTAATGAAGCTATTAGAGATTGGTCATCTAACTATTTTAATTCACACTATATGTTAGGTACAGCCGCAGGACCTCACCCATATCCAACTATAGTTAAAGAATTCCAAAGTATAATAGGAAAAGAAACTAAAAAACAAATTTTTAAAATTGAAAAAAAATATCCAAATATAATTATAGCTTGTGTTGGAGGAGGATCTAATTCAATAGGTATATTTTCAAAATTTTTAAATAAAAAAAGTGTAAAATTAATAGGTGTAGAAGCAGGTGGCTTTGGAAATAATAATAATGAACATAGTGCATCTTTAAAATATGGTAAAACAGGAATATATTTTGGAATGAAGTCTAAAATAATACAAAATAACGATGGTCAAATTCAAGATTCTTATTCTATTTCTTCGGGATTAGATTTTCCTTCAATTGGCCCTGAGCACTCATGGTTAAATTTTTTAAATAGAGTAAAATATGTTACTATTAATGATAAAGAAGCTGTTTTAGCTTTTAAAAATCTTTGCAAAAAAGAAGGAATAATACCAGCATTAGAATCTTCTCATGCATTAGCGCATGCTATAAAAATTATTAATAATAATCCTATAAAAAAACAAACTATTATAGTAAATTTGTCTGGTAGAGGAGACAAAGATATTTTATCTGTAAATAGTTTTTTAAAAAAAAATACAATATTATGA
- the trpCF gene encoding bifunctional indole-3-glycerol-phosphate synthase TrpC/phosphoribosylanthranilate isomerase TrpF has protein sequence MKKKILESILFNKIEWLKIIKKKKPLHNFMHLIKKTNNNFKNSLKNNFPAFIFEIKKTSPSLGKICKNFNIHKIVNSYNKYASAISVITEEKYFHGNIKYLKKVRKNTNLPILCKDFFIDDYQIYLSRYYGADAILLILSILNNYQYKRFSRIAKSMNLKILTEINNVKELNRAIFLNAEIIGINNRNLNDFSININTTKILSPLIPKNKIIISESGIKNNIIVNELKKYVNGFLIGSSVMSENNINLKIKKIIFGNNKICGLIKKKDAEISEKNGAIYGGLIFVKSSKRNISIKNAINIINYNFLKYIGVFQNEDFYKIKDITNKLNLHAVQLHGNENQKYINSLKSILNKNTKIWKAVCIKNDLPNYKFDNVDKIIFDNYVPGSGNSFNWSILNNINLKNIFLSGGINIKNFHNALKFKPYGLDFNSGVEKNGIKNHNKIKKLFNKIKTTLIKN, from the coding sequence ATGAAAAAAAAAATTTTAGAAAGTATTTTATTTAATAAAATAGAATGGTTAAAAATAATTAAGAAAAAAAAACCTTTACATAATTTTATGCATTTAATAAAGAAAACTAATAATAATTTTAAAAATTCTTTAAAAAATAATTTTCCTGCTTTTATATTTGAAATAAAAAAAACTTCACCATCCTTGGGAAAAATTTGTAAAAACTTCAACATTCATAAAATAGTAAATTCATACAACAAATATGCATCTGCAATATCAGTAATAACAGAAGAAAAATATTTTCATGGAAACATAAAATATTTAAAAAAAGTTAGAAAAAATACAAACTTACCAATATTGTGTAAAGATTTTTTTATAGATGATTATCAAATATATTTATCTAGATATTATGGCGCAGATGCTATTCTATTAATTTTATCTATACTAAATAATTATCAATATAAAAGATTTTCTAGAATAGCTAAATCTATGAATTTAAAAATATTAACTGAAATAAATAATGTAAAAGAATTAAATAGAGCTATTTTTTTAAATGCAGAAATAATAGGAATAAATAATAGAAACCTAAATGATTTTTCTATAAATATTAATACTACAAAAATTCTTTCTCCTTTAATACCTAAAAATAAAATAATAATTAGTGAATCTGGCATAAAAAATAATATTATTGTTAATGAATTAAAGAAATATGTAAATGGATTTTTAATAGGATCATCTGTTATGTCTGAAAATAATATTAATTTAAAAATAAAAAAAATAATTTTTGGAAATAATAAAATATGTGGTCTAATAAAAAAAAAAGATGCTGAAATTTCTGAAAAAAATGGAGCTATATATGGAGGATTAATTTTCGTTAAATCTTCTAAAAGAAATATAAGTATAAAAAATGCTATAAATATAATTAATTATAATTTTTTAAAATATATAGGAGTTTTTCAAAACGAAGATTTCTATAAAATAAAAGATATTACCAATAAACTTAATTTACATGCAGTTCAGTTGCATGGAAATGAAAATCAAAAATATATAAATAGTTTAAAGAGTATTCTAAATAAAAATACAAAAATATGGAAAGCTGTTTGCATAAAAAATGATCTTCCAAATTATAAATTTGATAATGTTGATAAAATAATATTTGATAATTATGTTCCTGGAAGTGGTAATTCTTTTAATTGGTCTATATTAAACAATATTAATTTAAAAAACATATTTTTATCAGGAGGAATTAACATAAAAAATTTTCATAATGCATTAAAATTTAAACCTTATGGATTAGATTTTAATTCAGGAGTAGAAAAAAATGGAATAAAAAATCATAACAAAATAAAAAAATTATTTAACAAAATAAAAACTACATTAATAAAAAATTAA